Proteins from one Ranitomeya variabilis isolate aRanVar5 chromosome 1, aRanVar5.hap1, whole genome shotgun sequence genomic window:
- the CIPC gene encoding CLOCK-interacting pacemaker has product MENLDPGSTSQEKPRPCRRTAQVDQPRNAIPAAPESDKDSGYSDVASECLSSVEPTDAEECVPSSLHWSTTRPLSHHPPLLVLKNLLVDQGSGPDPHIQSWAGRPSFQLLPTSSQILVFPPSIPSTKSQPVCKKYLPILNSYTKIAPHPCQLSSNVTHPNTNKRAANPSHHIQAKRLAPGLQRFTAKGNAASAVPKSHVQKSVVLSDEVSCCELDLTTSPKGTNDTASRVRGDPHTVSSYSISRSEDGTLPAHQQQNKSRRFHNTLDVLRRSGLLSIAMKTKELARLNQATQVELERLQEQVAIYSRAVCSKNPDDWQMLHNSLAGSHMLVGEIDM; this is encoded by the exons ATGGAGAACCTGGATCCGGGCTCCACCAGTCAAGAGAAGCCGAGACCGTGCCGTAGGACAGCGCAAGTGGATCAGCCCAGAAACGCCATTCCTGCAGCTCCAGAATCGGATAAAGACTCGGGTTACTCAG ATGTTGCATCTGAGTGCCTGAGTTCTGTGGAGCCGACTGACGCAGAGGAATGTGTCCCATCATCTTTGCACTGGAGCACGACGCGTCCTCTGTCCCACCATCCTCCTCTGCTGGTCCTGAAGAATTTGCTAGTTGATCAG GGGTCCGGACCTGACCCTCATATCCAGTCATGGGCCGGCCGGCCGTCTTTTCAGTTGCTCCCAACTTCTTCACAAATCCTGGTTTTCCCCCCATCAATACCTTCTACGAAGTCTCAGCCTGTCTGTAAAAAGTACCTGCCGATCCTGAACTCTTACACCAAGATCGCCCCACATCCATGTCAACTTTCCTCCAATGTAACCCATCCAAACACCAACAAGAGGGCGGCTAATCCGTCCCACCACATCCAGGCCAAGAGGCTAGCCCCAGGATTACAGCGTTTCACAGCTAAAGGAAATGCAGCGTCCGCTGTCCCCAAGAGCCATGTACAGAAGTCTGTAGTGCTGAGCGATGAAGTGTCATGTTGTGAGCTGGATCTAACAACTTCACCAAAAGGCACCAATGATACTGCGAGCAGAGTCAGAGGAGACCCTCACACAGTGTCCTCATACAGTATTTCACGTAGTGAAGATGGGACGCTGCCTGCCCACCAGCAACAGAACAAAAGCCGACGATTTCACAACACACTGGATGTTTTACGCCGCTCCGGATTGTTGAGCATTGCCATGAAAACGAAAGAACTGGCCCGACTCAACCAGGCCACGCAGGTGGAGCTGGAGAGACTGCAGGAGCAGGTAGCCATCTACTCCAGGGCTGTCTGCAGCAAAAACCCCGACGACTGGCAGATGTTACACAACTCACTGGCGGGAAGTCACATGCTAGTCGGAGAGATTGACATGTGA